One window from the genome of Pedobacter schmidteae encodes:
- a CDS encoding MBL fold metallo-hydrolase, with protein sequence MKKFMYALLVVIVVLVLGTMWVLSWPVFGRAPEGARLERLKKLPNFKADGTLENLSPTPMKPDGVSYWDMIAGMIKGNENSTPKKTLPHVDPDFTPTDKTRLTWFGHSSYFLQVDGVKILVDPVFSKRPSPISFIGTGSYKGTDFVKAEDFPELDIILITHDHYDHLDYQSILKLKSKTKLFVTSLGVGAHLEHWGVAANQIVELAWGEDATANGLKFTAVPARHFTGRGFKRNQSLWSAFVLQAARHKLYLGGDSGYDSHFKKAGEQYGPFDIAILECGQYNAYWPLIHMFPEQTVQAAKDLNAKVLLPVHWAKFTLAMHSWNEPAMRVVKAAKASDVKITTPLLGEAVVLDEVYPSTEWWLDEET encoded by the coding sequence ATGAAAAAGTTTATGTATGCTTTATTGGTTGTTATTGTAGTACTGGTTTTAGGAACCATGTGGGTGTTGAGTTGGCCTGTGTTTGGGCGTGCACCAGAAGGCGCACGATTAGAGCGGCTAAAGAAGCTGCCCAATTTTAAAGCCGACGGGACCTTGGAGAATTTATCGCCAACGCCTATGAAACCCGATGGAGTGAGTTATTGGGATATGATTGCCGGAATGATTAAGGGAAATGAAAATAGTACGCCCAAAAAGACACTGCCTCATGTTGACCCTGATTTTACACCAACGGATAAAACCAGGTTAACCTGGTTTGGTCATTCTTCTTATTTCCTGCAGGTTGATGGTGTTAAAATTCTGGTGGATCCGGTTTTTAGCAAACGTCCTTCGCCAATCTCATTTATTGGAACCGGAAGTTATAAAGGAACTGATTTTGTGAAAGCAGAGGATTTTCCTGAACTGGACATCATTTTAATTACCCATGATCATTATGACCATCTGGACTATCAGAGCATTTTGAAGCTGAAAAGTAAAACAAAGCTTTTTGTGACTTCATTGGGTGTAGGAGCACATCTGGAACATTGGGGAGTAGCTGCTAATCAAATTGTGGAACTGGCCTGGGGTGAAGATGCCACAGCAAATGGCTTGAAGTTTACAGCTGTACCTGCCCGCCATTTTACAGGCCGGGGATTTAAAAGGAACCAATCCTTATGGTCGGCCTTTGTTTTGCAGGCTGCCAGGCATAAATTGTATTTGGGAGGCGATTCGGGGTATGATAGCCATTTTAAAAAAGCGGGTGAACAATATGGACCTTTTGATATAGCTATATTGGAATGTGGACAGTACAATGCTTACTGGCCCTTGATTCATATGTTCCCGGAGCAGACTGTACAGGCTGCCAAAGATTTAAATGCTAAGGTATTGTTGCCAGTACATTGGGCTAAATTTACGTTGGCCATGCACAGCTGGAACGAGCCGGCTATGCGGGTTGTAAAAGCAGCCAAAGCATCGGATGTTAAAATAACAACCCCTTTGCTGGGAGAAGCAGTGGTTTTGGATGAAGTTTATCCGTCAACAGAATGGTGGTTGGACGAAGAAACTTAA
- a CDS encoding GAF domain-containing protein: MAEDLVIEKSADKARQYQSLIPQIKALIEGEDDQIANLANVAAALKEQFGWFWVGFYLVKGDELVLGPFQGPVACTRIRKGKGVCGASWLQNEVLVVPDVDAFPGHIACASASRSEIVLPLYKGVEIVGVLDVDSEHLSHFDEVDAEYLKQLVSLLNV; the protein is encoded by the coding sequence ATGGCAGAAGACCTGGTAATAGAAAAAAGTGCAGATAAAGCACGTCAGTATCAATCATTAATTCCTCAAATTAAAGCATTAATTGAAGGTGAGGATGATCAGATTGCTAATCTTGCAAATGTAGCTGCGGCTTTAAAAGAGCAATTTGGTTGGTTTTGGGTGGGTTTTTATCTGGTGAAGGGTGATGAGTTGGTGTTGGGGCCATTTCAAGGACCTGTTGCCTGTACCAGGATCAGGAAAGGGAAAGGAGTATGTGGTGCTTCCTGGTTACAAAACGAAGTTTTGGTTGTGCCTGACGTAGATGCTTTTCCGGGGCATATTGCTTGTGCATCCGCCTCCCGATCGGAAATTGTTTTGCCGTTGTACAAAGGTGTAGAGATTGTTGGTGTGTTGGATGTGGATAGTGAACATTTATCTCATTTTGATGAAGTTGACGCTGAATACTTAAAGCAATTAGTTAGTTTGTTGAATGTCTAA
- a CDS encoding DNA-3-methyladenine glycosylase: MSKLPFSFYQEADVNALAIKLLGKQLFTFVDGKLTGGTIVETEAYKGVEDKASHAYGGRFTDRTKVMYEPGGLSYVYLCYGIHHLFNVVTAPLGTPHAVLIRGVEPVDGLEVMLSRRNMTVLQPRLTAGPGALAKALGIDRMLNGKDLGGEEIWIEDRGLTIKSEHITAVSRVGVDYAGDHALLPWRYYVKGNRYVSKPNG; encoded by the coding sequence ATGTCTAAATTGCCTTTTTCTTTCTATCAGGAAGCTGATGTAAATGCGCTTGCCATTAAGCTGCTAGGCAAGCAACTGTTTACTTTTGTAGATGGGAAGCTTACCGGTGGTACCATAGTAGAAACTGAAGCCTATAAAGGGGTTGAAGATAAAGCTTCACATGCCTACGGTGGTCGCTTTACCGACCGTACAAAAGTGATGTATGAACCAGGGGGATTGTCTTACGTTTATCTGTGTTACGGCATTCATCACCTGTTTAATGTAGTTACCGCACCTTTGGGAACGCCGCATGCAGTGCTTATCAGAGGGGTGGAGCCGGTTGACGGATTAGAAGTTATGCTTAGCAGAAGAAATATGACGGTGCTGCAGCCAAGGCTCACAGCCGGCCCCGGTGCTCTGGCCAAGGCTTTGGGGATTGACAGGATGTTGAATGGGAAAGATCTTGGTGGCGAAGAGATCTGGATTGAAGATCGTGGTTTGACCATTAAAAGTGAACACATCACTGCGGTTTCCAGGGTTGGTGTGGATTATGCAGGTGACCACGCTTTGCTGCCCTGGCGGTATTATGTAAAAGGAAACAGGTATGTAAGTAAACCTAATGGTTAA
- a CDS encoding histone deacetylase, which produces MVKIAWHPLYAHPLPEGHRFPMVKYELIPEQLLHEGVITTANLFSPEPLAEEVVLLTHDEGYWQHLKALSLPAKEQRRIGFPLTDQLVEREIRIARGTIDGALFAIKHGIAYNVAGGTHHAGSNWGEGFCLLNDQAIAANYLLSNDLAHRILIIDLDVHQGNGTAEIFDQEPRVFTFSMHGDKNFPFRKEVSDLDIPLEDELGDEVFLDKLGRALPSLLTHQPDFVFYLSGVDVLGSDKLGKLAVTKAGCKERDRMVLQFCKDHQLPVQVSMGGGYSPNIKDIVDAHCNTFKVGLDIFE; this is translated from the coding sequence ATGGTTAAAATTGCATGGCATCCTTTATATGCACATCCTTTGCCCGAAGGGCATCGTTTTCCGATGGTTAAATATGAGCTTATCCCCGAGCAGTTGCTTCATGAGGGAGTAATTACGACAGCTAATTTGTTTTCGCCTGAGCCTTTGGCTGAGGAAGTGGTTTTATTGACACATGATGAAGGTTATTGGCAGCATTTAAAGGCACTTAGTTTGCCTGCAAAAGAACAACGCCGGATAGGCTTTCCTTTGACAGATCAATTGGTGGAACGCGAAATAAGGATAGCGAGAGGGACAATTGACGGAGCCTTGTTTGCTATAAAACATGGCATTGCTTATAATGTGGCGGGTGGTACGCATCATGCAGGTAGCAATTGGGGCGAAGGTTTCTGTTTGCTGAACGATCAGGCTATTGCAGCAAACTATTTGTTGAGTAATGATTTAGCTCATCGTATATTAATTATAGATTTAGATGTGCATCAGGGAAATGGGACGGCAGAGATTTTTGATCAGGAGCCGCGCGTATTTACGTTTTCAATGCATGGAGATAAGAATTTTCCATTTAGAAAGGAGGTTTCTGATTTGGATATTCCTTTGGAGGATGAACTGGGAGATGAAGTTTTTTTAGATAAATTAGGACGTGCGCTGCCATCGCTTTTGACGCATCAGCCCGACTTTGTATTTTATCTATCGGGAGTTGATGTGTTGGGTAGTGATAAATTAGGTAAGCTGGCCGTTACTAAGGCGGGATGTAAAGAAAGGGACAGGATGGTATTGCAATTTTGTAAAGATCATCAATTGCCTGTTCAGGTAAGTATGGGAGGTGGTTATTCGCCTAACATTAAAGATATTGTGGACGCACATTGTAATACATTTAAGGTTGGTTTAGATATATTTGAATAA
- a CDS encoding S46 family peptidase translates to MNKKTLVTSLLTCSLLTVGVLQSGYKPWEEGMFPLSEIHKLNLKKAGLKISQNEIYNPNGTSLVDALVNVGGCTGSFISNQGLIITNHHCAFSAVQQASTPEHDYLTNGFVAATHEQEIQAKGLTCRITDSYEDVSDKVLGAVAQVTDPSSRLKLINDAMKNIAVEAEKKDPTIQAEVSEMFIGKTYVLFRYKTIQDVRLVYVPNRQIGEYGGETDNWVWPRHTGDFSFMRAYVAPDGSPAKYAKTNIPYTPKKFLKVNPNGTNEEDFVFILGYPGRTFRHRPAQFIEYQQQYVLPYVSNLYDFQNASMESAGKKDKATEIKLATRIKRNANVLKNYRGKLQGLKGIDLISQKKTEDAALAKFINSNVDVKARYGSLMTDIDNLYKLINGDAKRDLWLTQIYNSTSLLGVAKNINAFKTALDAQPENQKEAFFSQNKPRLKQFLASIYDSYDIDADKKIFKRMLSDASDFYMEQPVNALNEAKIKQPGNEKVIDEFVDRAFGNSKLTDSTNFYNSVLSSVKSITSYSDELLAFEKNIAAQIATLKPEKDRREGTLNKLMGDYVNVKEKFLKKDFIPDANSTLRLTYGYVRGYWPADASYMRPYTTIKGILEKGTTGNPEFDYPAQIRALWEAKDFGSFEKKDLKDVPVAFLYNMDTTGGNSGSPIMNAQGELIGVNFDRAYGATINDYAWNESYSRSIGVDIRYVLWVASKIDKANFLLKEIGVKI, encoded by the coding sequence ATGAATAAAAAAACCTTAGTCACTTCATTGCTTACCTGCTCATTGCTTACCGTTGGTGTTTTGCAATCGGGATATAAGCCCTGGGAAGAAGGCATGTTCCCATTAAGTGAGATCCACAAACTTAATTTAAAGAAAGCCGGTTTAAAGATCAGCCAGAATGAAATTTATAACCCTAACGGCACCAGTCTTGTCGACGCCCTTGTCAATGTAGGCGGTTGCACCGGATCATTTATTTCTAACCAGGGACTAATCATCACCAACCACCATTGCGCCTTTAGTGCTGTACAACAGGCCAGCACTCCCGAGCACGATTACCTGACGAATGGATTTGTAGCAGCCACACATGAACAGGAAATTCAGGCAAAAGGACTAACCTGCCGTATTACTGATAGTTATGAAGATGTATCAGACAAAGTTTTAGGTGCCGTTGCTCAGGTCACCGACCCTTCCTCAAGGTTAAAACTGATTAACGATGCCATGAAAAACATTGCGGTAGAAGCCGAAAAAAAAGATCCAACCATACAGGCTGAAGTATCGGAAATGTTTATCGGAAAAACATATGTACTGTTTAGATATAAAACCATCCAGGACGTAAGATTGGTATATGTACCCAACAGGCAGATTGGCGAATATGGCGGTGAAACCGACAATTGGGTTTGGCCCCGTCACACAGGTGATTTTTCTTTTATGCGGGCTTACGTAGCTCCAGATGGCTCACCTGCCAAATATGCAAAAACAAATATTCCTTATACACCTAAAAAATTCCTGAAGGTAAATCCCAACGGAACAAATGAAGAGGATTTTGTATTCATATTAGGATACCCAGGCCGAACTTTCCGCCACCGCCCTGCTCAGTTTATCGAATATCAACAGCAATACGTGCTGCCTTACGTATCTAATCTATACGATTTCCAAAATGCCAGTATGGAAAGCGCAGGCAAAAAAGACAAGGCCACCGAAATTAAACTGGCCACCCGGATAAAGAGAAACGCCAATGTATTGAAAAACTACAGAGGAAAACTTCAGGGCCTGAAAGGCATTGACCTGATTTCGCAAAAGAAAACCGAAGATGCTGCCCTTGCCAAATTTATCAACAGCAATGTAGACGTTAAAGCGCGCTACGGAAGCTTAATGACCGACATAGACAACCTGTATAAACTCATTAATGGTGATGCCAAACGGGATTTATGGTTGACGCAGATTTACAACTCAACCAGTTTATTGGGTGTGGCCAAAAACATCAATGCTTTTAAAACTGCACTTGACGCTCAGCCCGAAAATCAAAAAGAAGCCTTTTTTAGTCAGAACAAACCTCGCTTAAAGCAATTTTTAGCAAGTATTTATGATTCGTACGACATAGATGCGGACAAAAAAATATTTAAAAGAATGTTAAGTGATGCTTCAGATTTTTACATGGAACAACCTGTAAATGCATTAAATGAAGCCAAAATCAAGCAACCCGGCAACGAAAAAGTAATTGACGAATTTGTAGACCGCGCTTTTGGCAACAGCAAACTTACCGACAGCACTAACTTCTACAACAGTGTACTGTCATCTGTAAAATCAATTACCAGCTACTCTGATGAGCTTTTAGCTTTTGAAAAAAACATTGCTGCACAGATTGCAACACTAAAACCTGAAAAAGACCGAAGGGAAGGCACACTGAACAAATTGATGGGTGATTATGTAAACGTAAAGGAGAAGTTCCTCAAGAAAGACTTTATTCCTGATGCCAATAGCACTTTACGCCTTACGTATGGCTATGTAAGAGGATACTGGCCAGCTGACGCTTCATATATGCGACCATACACTACCATCAAAGGAATACTGGAGAAAGGTACTACCGGAAATCCGGAATTTGACTACCCAGCTCAAATCAGAGCACTTTGGGAGGCAAAAGACTTTGGAAGCTTCGAAAAAAAAGACCTCAAAGATGTCCCGGTTGCTTTCCTTTATAACATGGACACCACAGGAGGCAACTCAGGCTCTCCTATCATGAACGCTCAGGGAGAATTGATTGGGGTAAATTTTGACCGTGCATACGGCGCTACCATTAACGACTACGCATGGAATGAAAGTTATAGCAGATCTATCGGGGTCGACATTCGTTACGTACTATGGGTAGCATCGAAAATTGACAAAGCAAATTTCCTCTTGAAAGAAATAGGCGTTAAAATCTAA
- a CDS encoding bestrophin family protein, with protein sequence MINYNPKDWVTFIFHVHKADTIRTLWPLMLSVAAFSGVIAYLELNYLKLAETTYVKNIGMMHNLLGFVISMLLVFRTNTSYDRWWEGRRLLGALTNVSRNFAIKIKSLKLKPAHLEFFDYAIPKYAFALKEHLREKQYFGKNSLLIEVDGGKHIPNQVATSISSRIFELQANGEISNEQLIILNGDVQQLTDICGGCERIKRTPIPYSYSAFIKKFIFIYVITLPFGWVFSLGYFVVPIVPFILYVLASLELIAEEIENPFGEDANDLPVNEICENIEKHVGEILR encoded by the coding sequence ATGATAAATTACAATCCAAAAGATTGGGTAACTTTTATATTTCATGTTCATAAAGCAGATACCATCAGGACTTTGTGGCCTTTGATGTTAAGTGTTGCTGCTTTTTCGGGTGTTATCGCTTACCTGGAATTGAATTACCTGAAGTTGGCCGAAACAACTTATGTGAAAAATATAGGGATGATGCATAATCTGCTGGGTTTTGTGATTTCGATGTTACTGGTGTTTCGTACAAATACTTCATACGACAGGTGGTGGGAAGGTCGGAGATTATTGGGAGCCTTAACCAATGTGAGTCGTAATTTCGCCATTAAAATCAAATCCTTGAAACTAAAACCAGCACATCTGGAGTTTTTTGATTATGCTATCCCTAAATATGCTTTTGCCCTAAAAGAACATTTACGAGAGAAACAGTATTTTGGTAAAAACAGTCTGTTGATTGAAGTAGATGGAGGTAAGCATATTCCTAACCAGGTGGCCACCAGTATTTCGTCCCGGATTTTTGAATTACAGGCCAACGGTGAGATCAGCAACGAACAGCTGATTATACTTAATGGAGATGTTCAGCAGCTGACTGATATATGTGGTGGTTGTGAGCGAATTAAGAGGACTCCAATTCCTTACTCTTATAGTGCCTTTATCAAGAAATTTATCTTTATTTATGTAATTACCCTTCCTTTTGGTTGGGTGTTTAGTCTGGGCTATTTTGTGGTGCCTATTGTTCCCTTTATTTTATATGTATTGGCCAGTCTGGAGCTAATTGCCGAGGAAATAGAAAATCCTTTTGGCGAGGATGCAAACGACCTGCCCGTAAATGAAATTTGTGAGAATATAGAAAAGCATGTTGGGGAGATTTTAAGATAG
- a CDS encoding DNA topoisomerase 3, which translates to MKIVIAEKPSVGRELAKVFGATTKKDGYIEGKGYSFTWAFGHLLQLAPPQEYGFIGWRRQHLPMLPKKFKLAIRKIKTKDGMVEDPGVRKQLDIIKKLFDEATEIIVATDAGREGELIFRYIYYFLKCKKPFKRLWISSQTDEAIKEGFRNLKPGTDYDTLFNSAHCRSESDWLVGMNATQALSISAGNRSVLSLGRVQTPTLAMICSRYLEIKNFVPQAYYQLAIQLDKDGQLFRAMSVNNFDKKEDAEELLAKIEDVASGFTNGGKILSVEAKPRKEPPPLLHDLSSLQQEANKRKGFTADQTLSLLQGLYESKLVTYPRTGSRYIGDDIFAGVPGLIDKLKDHKDFGKQAEFLQTVPLNKRSVNAKKVTDHHAILPTGESPYQLSGDKQAIYDMVVGRMLEAFHQECVKEITKISVESGSLFVANGTVIRSAGWRSVFNEADEEKKDEENPALPKVKKGDELPVTNKALLEKQTKPKAMYNEASLLKALETSGKDIEDEELRYAMKDSGLGTPATRAAIIETLINREYVSREKRNLVPTAKGLAVYDVVKDQKIAQAELTGQWEKRLEEIRSGASVVDFKAEIADYTTTITNELLLAGNSLVAKLAPTAQEEKTVTAAQKNKDSDGVAAT; encoded by the coding sequence ATGAAGATTGTTATTGCAGAAAAACCTTCGGTGGGGCGTGAATTGGCTAAGGTTTTTGGTGCTACAACTAAAAAAGATGGGTATATTGAGGGGAAAGGTTATTCTTTTACCTGGGCTTTTGGGCATTTGCTGCAATTGGCGCCGCCTCAGGAGTACGGCTTTATTGGCTGGAGAAGGCAGCATTTGCCGATGCTACCGAAGAAATTTAAACTGGCCATCCGGAAGATAAAAACCAAAGACGGCATGGTAGAGGATCCGGGGGTACGAAAGCAACTGGATATTATAAAAAAACTATTTGATGAAGCTACAGAGATCATTGTGGCAACGGATGCTGGGCGCGAAGGTGAGTTGATTTTCCGTTATATCTACTATTTTCTGAAATGTAAAAAACCTTTTAAAAGACTATGGATCTCTTCGCAAACTGACGAAGCCATAAAAGAAGGGTTTAGGAACCTGAAACCGGGAACCGATTACGATACTTTATTTAATTCGGCACATTGTAGGTCGGAATCCGACTGGCTGGTAGGGATGAATGCTACTCAGGCATTGAGTATTTCGGCAGGGAACCGTTCTGTTTTGTCATTGGGTAGGGTGCAAACACCTACACTGGCCATGATTTGTTCCCGCTATCTGGAGATCAAGAATTTTGTCCCGCAGGCATATTATCAATTGGCCATACAGCTGGATAAAGATGGTCAGTTGTTTAGAGCGATGTCTGTCAATAATTTTGACAAAAAGGAGGATGCGGAAGAGCTATTGGCTAAGATTGAAGATGTAGCTTCTGGCTTTACTAATGGTGGTAAGATATTGAGTGTAGAAGCGAAGCCGCGCAAGGAGCCACCTCCCTTGCTGCATGATTTAAGTAGTTTGCAGCAGGAAGCCAATAAGCGTAAAGGTTTTACGGCCGATCAGACTTTGAGTTTATTGCAAGGTTTGTACGAGAGTAAACTGGTGACCTATCCGCGTACGGGTAGCCGTTATATTGGTGATGATATATTTGCCGGGGTACCTGGGCTGATTGATAAGTTGAAAGATCACAAGGATTTTGGTAAGCAAGCCGAATTTTTGCAGACTGTACCCTTGAATAAAAGAAGCGTAAATGCTAAAAAGGTAACTGATCACCATGCTATACTTCCTACAGGCGAATCTCCGTATCAGTTAAGTGGTGATAAACAGGCTATTTATGATATGGTAGTTGGACGGATGCTTGAGGCCTTTCATCAGGAATGTGTAAAGGAAATTACCAAGATATCGGTCGAATCTGGATCATTATTCGTTGCCAACGGTACCGTTATCCGTTCGGCCGGATGGCGTTCGGTATTTAATGAAGCGGACGAAGAGAAAAAGGATGAGGAAAATCCGGCTTTACCGAAAGTAAAAAAAGGCGATGAGCTGCCGGTTACCAATAAAGCTTTATTGGAAAAACAAACTAAACCCAAAGCGATGTACAATGAGGCTTCTTTACTGAAGGCTTTGGAAACATCGGGCAAAGATATAGAGGACGAGGAGTTGAGGTATGCGATGAAGGATAGCGGTTTGGGGACTCCAGCTACCAGGGCGGCCATTATCGAAACGCTGATTAACAGAGAATACGTGAGCAGAGAAAAACGCAACCTGGTGCCAACAGCTAAAGGTTTGGCGGTATATGATGTAGTGAAGGATCAGAAAATTGCACAGGCCGAACTGACCGGACAGTGGGAAAAGCGACTGGAGGAAATCCGTTCCGGTGCTTCGGTGGTTGATTTTAAAGCTGAAATTGCCGATTATACCACAACGATTACCAATGAACTGTTGCTGGCGGGCAATAGCCTGGTTGCAAAACTTGCACCAACGGCACAAGAAGAAAAAACGGTAACTGCAGCGCAAAAAAATAAGGATAGTGATGGGGTGGCAGCGACCTAA